The nucleotide sequence aatagGGTAATCCACAATTGAGTGTAAATGTCCTGGCATCAAGGCATTTGTATATATTAGGACTGAGTTGCCACCTAGTATTTTAAGCACCCGATTTAGTGTTTTTTCAGAattatgtaaaagaaaaaatggcttTAGTGcctttttaaagcatttttacgAACTTAAATGAGATTTCGTtatttcacataaatattttattatataatttaagtatttaagcggccgccgtagccgaatgggttggtgcgttgactaccattcagaattcacagagaggacgtaggttcgaatctcggtgaaacaccaaattaagaaaaacatttttctactaaaggtcgcccctcggcaggcaatggcaaacctccgagtgtatttctgccataaagaagctcctcataaaaaatattcgccgttcggagtcggcttgaaattgtaggtccctccatttgtggaacaacatcaagatgcacaccacaaataagaggaggagctcggccaaacacccaaaaagggtttacgtgagaattatatatatatttaaatctaCGCCAGCATTGAATTTACAAGAACCTAAAAACCTAAATACACTAAAATGGGCTCAAGTTACGGCCTGCAATGACTTAGCTGGGCTGTATTTAGTTGAAAATGTGGCAAATTCGGCAACTCGGTTTACAATAAATTGTGATATAACTTGGAAATTTTACAGAATTGTTATTGAATTAttagaattaattatttttacttttgctaAATACAAAATGTTATgaagaaaagtatttttggcCTGAAAAAAAATAGTGCTATTAGTGAGGTAGGACGTCTTTTTACCAGTTTTGGTgctttttgaaattcaaaagttGGCAACTCTGCATTAGGATGgaccaaaaactcaaaaaaacaattgtttttcaTGATACCTAAAATTTGGTCTATagcaacacaatttttttatttttttatttaatatttgaatattaaaattgctattgaatttGCAGAGgaaaaaatgcacttttccgATAAATTTAGTGCAAAGTGTTTATagatcgatattatttaatctCCTAGTTTAATTTCCACtcacaaacaaccaaaaaataatACTCTATGCTTTATTACAAAAAACCAAAGCTTTGCAGCTACTCTCTCATTTTTGCTCTCTATTACTCAATTTGTGAATATGAGAACATTTTCTGGGCTATTTTGAGCGAACGAATTCTTTGAGTTCGTAAAAGGATTCATGATATTGCAAGGCACTTCTCTCATGGCTGGGCAGGATGCAGCCCACAAAAAATAGATCTTTCAGGTTCACTTCTTCAGAACAACAGCAATTAATTACACagtatatttatattcaaatttacttacatatatatgtatatataatacaattataacattatacatacatagcataattataataatagcttgttcccttccaAAATCGCTTGCCATACTTTTTTagcattcatttcatttgcaCCACTAATGCAAAGAGTGAATATGCACTCTTCAAGGCGGCAAAAAACGTATCCAAGTTAACTGCAAAAATGCCGCCTGCAATAACAATTTGCTTACGCAACGATTGCTCAGCGAAAATGCgaagattttttttgaaaaccgcATCTTGGTCCATCCAATTGCAAGAAAATATGGCATAGGTCAGCTGCTCGAATTCCATTTCCATGTAAGTTCCATAGTAGCAAAGCGGAAATATTTCCAATGGCATTGCCAGCAAGAATACGAAATAGtagatatatgaaaatatatcgTTCACATAGAAGATCAAATACACAATGACCACACCCATGTTGAAGGTGGTGACCAGAAACTGTACGAAAGTGCCGATAGAGGAGATGCGTTGAATTGCAACACGGAAACTGGAATTAAATTGTTAAGCGAGCAATACATTTAACATTCCATACGTAAACACACAAAATATGAATGCATTTGGATACATTTAACCTACTCAAGCAAATGTTTGTAGTCCTCAATGCACACCAAGAACTCAGCGTTGGGCGCCAGCACTGCATCACTTCGCGTGTTGTGGCCAATACGTGCCACTCGCACATTCAGCATACGCACATGACCAGCTAACATTGCCAGTGCAATGGGTGGAAATGTGTcatttattacattttgaaaaatctgcacAGTTACGCCAATGCACTGGTAAATATGAGCCGCCATGTAACTCAAAGCGCTCCGCTCGGTGTCGAATGGAAAATAGGCTGGGTACATGAGCCTCCAATTGCCTAAAATACCGCCAATTAGAGTAGCTACTTCGGAGCTAATCGCAGCGCCCAGTCCCACGCTGAGAACGAAGTAGAGAATTTGTTTCGCTCGACGAAACGCGATCAATTTGTACAATTTCACATCCTCTGCTTGGATTATATGTGTGTCGAGCTTCAAGATGATTCGATAAATTTTTTGAACGTCTGCTAGACGCCACCAAAGTGCAATTGTTTTGATGCTGCATGCCAAACAGGTGAAGTTAATggtcatatttttgaatatatcggCTTTGCTTTCACTTCTGATGAGTCCAATCATCAGATGAGTGGGATAGCCAACGGTTATGACTATAAATAAAGCCAGTGAGTACAGATAGTATAAGTAACGGTAATGATTTGATGGTGGCATTTGCCCCAGGTACCGCAAAGTTACATCGTGAAAGCGAAAAATAGACACTCCAGAAATCATTGTATCAgcaattttaaatatacttGCTTTCTAATAGTTTTAACACCTTCGGTAGGTAACTTGAATCAGAATGATTGCATTTTATTAATGGAAGAACATTTTCATGCGACCCATTAGCGACATAAAGCACATACATAGACACAGCTGTAGCCGAGGCATATTCAATGTGATTAATAACTGATTAATTGGTAAtaaatttgattatttaattggtttttaattagcatatttaatctttaatttatttaacggCTTAACGAGTTTTGTAGGATGGAGAACTTAACCCCAATTTTAAGTTTaccgaaaataaattttatgctaTGTGCGCTGATAACACTTCACAGTATTTGGTACAGTATAAAACATCGCATCAAGAATCAGCATCAAATAGGGGgctaatattgatttttttaattggtaaaAGATATTCTATGGCAAAAACAGCCCTACTCCGTAGGCAAAGAAATATCTAAGCTTTAACAAAAGTTATCTTTAACtcctatatacaaggtgaagtccaaaataaacaagactgcgctaaaatagaaacgacaggagctttgttctgatagcttcgagtttatttattaaaaatagtccCTCTGggctcgatacactgttttgcgcgatgtaaaagcttttcgaaagagtgtttgaggtcattgaccggaatgtccctCAGGATATCGGTACAAGCCTTCTGGATAGTCTCTACagccgcaaaacgttttcctttcatggccaaatgcaatttttcgaataggtaaAAGTCACGGGGTgctatatcaggcgaatacggtgagtgattgatggttaaaatgcgatttctagtcaaaaaatcagtcacaagagtggattgaTGGGATGGTGCAGTATTATGCAATAAGCGcgagcttcctccttcgcggtattcggggcgaattcgacgaatgcgatgcaacaaacgctttaaaacgccaAGAGAGAAAATTGCATTCACGGTTTATGCCGTtgacacgaactccttgtggacaattcccttggaatcgtaaaaacaaatgagcatcgacttgatttttgatttctccagacgcgattttttgggtgatggatggtctggggccttccattcggcactttgacgcttggtTTCTGGTTCATGTTAGAAACACCACGTTTTATCATCATTTACAATATTGTGAAGGAAGTTGTcgccttttctcgcctctttaatgaggtctttcgaatgttgaattcaaagcaatttttggttctcagttaagttgtgcggaatgaaacgtgcatagATCTTTCGTAAGcctaaatgatcagttaaaatgcgataaatcgatgttttggagatattcaactctgattccatgaatttcaacgatgtttaataaatttaggaacaatttcgatggagttttcggtgattactgattttgggcggcccgtatgttcattgtcatttaagttctcacaaccatctctgaaacatgtaaaccactcatgaactctggcacgagatggaGAATCATcgctataaacttttttcatcaactcAAACGTTTCGGTAAACCTTTTacggattttaaaacaaaattaattgaagaacattttcacatttcaatttgatattagctctttgttcgaaactcatttttgtaccgatgacacaaacataccaaGCTTTCagtggaagtcagctaggaatgtaacttccaacgcaccaactcattaaaaagatggcgagaccaaaaacatttttataactcCAGTcgtgtttattttgaacttcatcTTGTTCTTAGTCCTGcaataagttctgttacaatttAAGTCcgttatgaaattataatactttttttaataagtaaattaaaaaaaaaaatttttaattttcattcaaaatgttcACCTTTTCTttatattgacgtcgctgctcaaaCCGAaggttgtttgagactctccaaatttctctGAGATCTTCggcatgttctccaattctccAACCACAAACTGTACACCagtggattcagatctggacttccacacggccaatcttctgcggctgtgaaaccaggaatattgttttttagccactgctgggtggttaagggctggagcggaatcttgctgaaaGATCCACCGCTCTTATCTTGATGAGTGTaatgctcaactgcttcaccac is from Anastrepha ludens isolate Willacy chromosome 4, idAnaLude1.1, whole genome shotgun sequence and encodes:
- the LOC128861486 gene encoding odorant receptor 59a-like gives rise to the protein MISGVSIFRFHDVTLRYLGQMPPSNHYRYLYYLYSLALFIVITVGYPTHLMIGLIRSESKADIFKNMTINFTCLACSIKTIALWWRLADVQKIYRIILKLDTHIIQAEDVKLYKLIAFRRAKQILYFVLSVGLGAAISSEVATLIGGILGNWRLMYPAYFPFDTERSALSYMAAHIYQCIGVTVQIFQNVINDTFPPIALAMLAGHVRMLNVRVARIGHNTRSDAVLAPNAEFLVCIEDYKHLLDFRVAIQRISSIGTFVQFLVTTFNMGVVIVYLIFYVNDIFSYIYYFVFLLAMPLEIFPLCYYGTYMEMEFEQLTYAIFSCNWMDQDAVFKKNLRIFAEQSLRKQIVIAGGIFAVNLDTFFAALKSAYSLFALVVQMK